The Streptomyces sp. NBC_00483 genome contains the following window.
CGCCCGCCTGGAGTCGGCGAAGAAGTACGGCGCCCACGCGACGCTCAACGCCCGCACGGACGCGGTCGCCGAGCGCATCCGCGAGGCCACCGGGGGCCGCGGCACCGACCTCGCCATCGAGATCAGCGGCGTCTACCCGGCGCTGCACCAGGCCGTGCGCTCGGTGACCGTCGGCGGCCGCGTCGTCGCCTCCGGCTTCTACCAGGGCGACGGCATGGGCCTGCGGCTCGGCGACGAGTTCCACCACAACCGCGTGGAGATCGTCTGCTCGCAGATCGGCGGCGTCCCGGCGCAGCTGTCCGGCCGCTGGACCGTGGAGCGCCTCCAGCAGACGTTCCTGCGGCTCGTCGCCGAGGGCCAGGTCGACGTGGAGTCGCTGGTCAGCCATGTCGTCCCGGTCGCGGACGCGGCCGACGCGTACGTCCTGCTCGACGAGCGCCCCGCGGATGCCCTCCAGGTCGTCCTGGAATTCTGAGAAGTTTCGAGACGGCCCGATCCACACGACAGGGCCCAGGCCCGAGACGGCCCCGTAGGCCCGAGACGGCCCCCGGAGGGCCTGAGAGGTACCGAGAAAGACATGCTGAAGATCGCTGCCCAGGAACAGTTGCTGCCCGGCGAGAGCCTCCAGGAGAAGTGGGAGTTCGCGCAGGGCGCCGGGTACGGGGCCATCGAGCTGCGCGCCAAGGGCGACCTGCACTTCGCCTCCCGGCTCCCGGAGTTGAAGCAGGCCCTCAAGGACGGCGTGGTCATGCCGACCGTGTGCGTCGACATGCTGCACTTTTTCGGCGCCTTCGACGACGAGCTGCGCCGCGACGCGATCGTCCAGATGAAGTCGCAGCTCTCCGTCATCGCCGAGATCGGCGGGCTCGGCGCGCAGACCCCGGCCTCGTACGGGATGTTCTCGCGCCGCCTGCCCCCGTTCGAGCCGCCGCGTTCGGAGGAGCGGGACCGCGAGGTCCTGCTCGAAGGCCTCACCGAGCTGGGCGAGCACGCGTCCGCCGAGGGCGTCACGCTCTACCTCGAACCGCTCAACCGGTACGAGGACCACATGGTCAACCGCCTTGAGCAGGCAGCCGAGTTGATCAAGGAGGTCGGTCTGGACGCGGTCCGGATCGGCATCGACAGCTACCACATGAACATCGAGGAGACCGACCCCGCGCAGGCGATCCTCACCCACGCCCCCTACATCGGGCACGCCCAGGTGTCGGACTCCAACCGCTTCCAGCCGGGCGCGGGACACCTCGACTGGCAGGCGTGGCTGGGCGCCCTGCACACCGCCGGCTACGAGGGGTACCTCGCGGCCGAGTGCCGGCTGACCGGCGACCCGGTCGAGGCGGTCCGGTCCGTGCCCGCGTTCCTCAAGGGGTCCGGCGCGTGACCGCTCTTCTCGACGGGCCCGCCCGCACCGCCGCCGCGGACCTGACCCTGCGGCGCGGTGCGGGCCGGGTCCTCCTCGACAACTGGGTGGGCACGAGCACGGTGCCGTCCCGAACCCTGTATCCGCACCAGTGGAGTTGGGACTCCGCGTTCATCGCGATCGGCCTTCGGCACCTGTCCGCGCGCCGGGCGCAGCGCGAGCTGGAGTCGCTGCTCGGGGCGCAGTGGGGCGACGGGCGTGTGCCGCACATCGTGTTCAACTCGGCGGTGCCGAACGGGGCGTACTTCCCGAGCCCCGACTTCTGGCGCTCGTCCACGGCGGGCGCAGGGGTGGGCGCGCCGGTCTCGCCCGAGACGTCGGGCATCGTCCAGCCGCCCGTGCACGCGCTGGCCGCCTGGCTCGTGCACCGCGCCGACCCGGCCGAGTCGCACCGCCGCGACTTTCTGGCCCGGGTGTATCCGCGCCTCGTGGCCTGGCACCGCTACCTCCTCGACCGGCGCGATCTGGGCGGCGGTGGCCTCGCGGCGATCGTGCACCCGTGGGAGCCCGGCATGGACAACAGCCCTTGCTGGGACGCCCCGTTGGCCCGCATCACCCCGGCGGACCCCGGCAGCTACCGGCGCGCCGACCTCGACCACGGCCACCCGGCGGACCGCCCCACGGACCTCGACTACGGCCGCTATGTGCGGCTCGCCGTCGACTACCGCGACGCGGGGTACGACGACCGTGCGGCCGAGCACCCCTTCCGCCTCGAAGACCCGTGCATGAACGCCCTGTTGATCGCGAGCGAGCTGGCGCTCGCCGAGATCGCGGGCCGCGTGGGCGGCGACGCGGCCGTCCACGAGGCGGGGGCCGCGAAGCTCACCGACGCGCTCGTGACGCGCCTGTGGGACGACGGGGCCGGCCTGTTCCGGGCCCGCGACCTGGTCGACGACACCTTCGTGCCGGCGCGCAGTGTGGCGGGGCTCGTTCCGCTGCTCGCGCCCGGTCTGCCCGAGGAGGTCGTGGACCGTCTGGTGTCGACGCTGGACGGCCCGGCCTTCCA
Protein-coding sequences here:
- a CDS encoding sugar phosphate isomerase/epimerase family protein codes for the protein MLKIAAQEQLLPGESLQEKWEFAQGAGYGAIELRAKGDLHFASRLPELKQALKDGVVMPTVCVDMLHFFGAFDDELRRDAIVQMKSQLSVIAEIGGLGAQTPASYGMFSRRLPPFEPPRSEERDREVLLEGLTELGEHASAEGVTLYLEPLNRYEDHMVNRLEQAAELIKEVGLDAVRIGIDSYHMNIEETDPAQAILTHAPYIGHAQVSDSNRFQPGAGHLDWQAWLGALHTAGYEGYLAAECRLTGDPVEAVRSVPAFLKGSGA
- a CDS encoding MGH1-like glycoside hydrolase domain-containing protein, with translation MTALLDGPARTAAADLTLRRGAGRVLLDNWVGTSTVPSRTLYPHQWSWDSAFIAIGLRHLSARRAQRELESLLGAQWGDGRVPHIVFNSAVPNGAYFPSPDFWRSSTAGAGVGAPVSPETSGIVQPPVHALAAWLVHRADPAESHRRDFLARVYPRLVAWHRYLLDRRDLGGGGLAAIVHPWEPGMDNSPCWDAPLARITPADPGSYRRADLDHGHPADRPTDLDYGRYVRLAVDYRDAGYDDRAAEHPFRLEDPCMNALLIASELALAEIAGRVGGDAAVHEAGAAKLTDALVTRLWDDGAGLFRARDLVDDTFVPARSVAGLVPLLAPGLPEEVVDRLVSTLDGPAFHADSTALVPSYDLTGPAFDPTRYWRGPAWFNTAWLIERGLRTHGRHLHADRIRAALLDTAGASGFAEYVDPTTGAARGARSFSWTAALALDLLNSEEAAR